One stretch of Prunus persica cultivar Lovell chromosome G1, Prunus_persica_NCBIv2, whole genome shotgun sequence DNA includes these proteins:
- the LOC109946765 gene encoding zinc finger MYM-type protein 1-like, whose amino-acid sequence MERFVKRKSSLGSSDSVGSSRTSSSRQSELDEVLANLQADPGLRIRMMEYDTNIRDEVRRAYLQKGPCQPRGHSFPQSNISGINRRFIPQWFDEFDWLEYSVSKDAAFCLYCYLFKSNFEQVGSEAFTGAGFTNWKKGRERMKVHVGPVGSVHNKAREAATNLMNQNTHIETAVSKHSEQARVAYRRCLIASIKCTKFLLRQGLSFRGNDESATSSNRGNYLELLQFLADNDKKVKEVVLENALGNLKLVAPSIQKDIVNACAGETLDVIVGGLKDRFFSILVDEARDISVKEQMAMVLRYVDDSGHVIERFVGVQHVTDTTSSSLKDAIDIFFSSNGLSFSKLRGQGYDGASNMRGELNGLKTKILREQPCAYYVHCFAHQLQLALVAVAKKNIDIASFFTTTNSVVNHVGASCKRRDALRAQLQEELVVAFENDCLITGRAILGLTNDVSQALQKKDQEIVNAMALVKSCKEKLHWMRNNGFDALVEEVSSFCDKHHIDVPNMDEAFVLQGRSRRNAPIKTNRHYYRVELFIYVIDEQLTELDDRFNEVNTELLICLACLSPNDSFVAFDKQKLLRVAQFYPQDFSDGDLLALEDQLELYIHYVCSSSDFSNLQGIGDLAKKMVETRMHRSFNYVYLLITLALVLPVATASVERAFSVMNIIKGPLRNKMGDQWLSDSLLVYVEKDVFDCIENEAIMLRFQNMKPRRGQL is encoded by the exons ATGGAAAGATTTGTTAAGAGAAAGTCATCATTGGGTAGTTCGGATAGTGTGGGTAGTTCaagaacttcaagttcaagaCAAAGTGAGTTAGATGAGGTTTTGGCTAATCTTCAGGCAGACCCGGGACTAAGAATTCGTATGATGGAGTATGATACTAATATTAGAGATGAGGTTCGAAGAGCATATCTACAAAAAGGGCCTTGTCAACCTAGAGGTCATTCTTTCCCACAAAGTAATATCTCAGGAATTAATCGACGCTTCATTCCCCAATGGtttgatgaatttgattgGTTGGAGTATAGTGTATCTAAAGATGCTGCATTTTGTCTTTATTGCTATCTCTTTAAATCCAATTTTGAACAAGTGGGTAGTGAAGCCTTCACTGGAGCAGGGTTTACGAATTggaagaaagggagagaaagaaTGAAGGTGCATGTTGGACCGGTTGGTAGTGTTCATAATAAAGCTAGAGAAGCTGCTACAAATTTGATGAATCAAAATACACATATTGAAACGGCTGTGAGCAAACACTCCGAACAAGCTCGTGTGGCATATCGAAGATGCTTAATTGCATCAATCAAGTGCACTAAGTTTCTATTGAGACAAGGTCTTTCTTTTCGTGGAAATGATGAAAGTGCCACTTCAAGCAATAGGGGAAATTACTTGGAGCTATTGCAATTCCTTGCGGACAATGATAAGAAAGTTAAAGAAGTTGTGTTGGAAAATGCTCTGGGAAATCTCAAGTTAGTAGCTCCAAGTATTCAAAAAGATATTGTCAATGCATGTGCGGGGGAAACACTTGATGTTATCGTGGGTGGTTTAAAAGATAGATTCTTTTCTATATTGGTGGATGAAGCACGTGATATTTCGGTGAAAGAGCAAATGGCTATGGTGTTGCGTTATGTGGACGACTCCGGGCATGTAATTGAAAGGTTTGTGGGGGTTCAACATGTTACCGACACCACTTCAAGTTCACTAAAGGATGCCATTgacatattcttttcttccaatGGTTTGAGCTTTTCTAAGTTACGAGGACAAGGTTATGATGGAGCTAGCAATATGAGAGGTGAGTTGAATGGCCTTaaaacaaagattttgagagaaCAACCTTGTGCATACTATGTTCATTGCTTTGCTCATCAACTTCAACTAGCACTTGTTGCCGTAGCAAAGAAGAATATTGATATTGCCTCTTTCTTCACAACCACTAATAGTGTGGTTAACCATGTTGGAGCATCTTGTAAGCGGCGTGATGCACTTAGAGCACAACTTCAAGAAGAGCTTGTGGTAGCTTTTGAAAATGATTGTCTTATCACGGGGCGAG CTATATTGGGACTCACAAATGATGTGTCACAAGcattgcaaaagaaagatcaagaaaTTGTGAATGCAATGGCTTTGGTGAAATCATGCAAGGAAAAGCTACATTGGATGAGGAATAATGGGTTTGATGCATTGGTTGAAGAGGTGTCTTCATTTTGTGATAAACATCATATTGATGTTCCTAACATGGATGAGGCATTCGTACTTCAAGGGAGGTCAAGGCGTAATGCTCCAATAAAGACAAATCGTCATTATTATCGTGTGGAGCTCTTTATTTATGTCATTGATGAGCAACTTACGGAGTTGGATGATCGTTTTAATGAGGTAAATACTGAGTTGCTTATTTGTTTGGCATGTTTGAGTCCGAATGATTCATTTGTAGCTTTTGATAAACAAAAGCTACTTCGTGTTGCTCAATTTTATCCTCAAGACTTTTCGGATGGGGATCTTTTGGCacttgaagatcaacttgAGCTTTATATTCATTATGTGTGTTCGAGTAGTGATTTCTCTAACTTGCAAGGGATTGGTGATCttgcaaaaaaaatggtggagaCAAGGATGCATCGATCATTCAATTATGTGTATTTGCTTATTACATTGGCTCTAGTTTTACCGGTTGCTACTGCTTCAGTCGAGAGGGCATTTTCCGTCATGAATATTATCAAAGGTCCACTTCGGAACAAAATGGGAGATCAGTGGTTGAGTGATAGCTTACTTGTTTACGTTGAGAAGGATGTTTTTGATTGTATTGAAAATGAAGCTATAATGCTAcgttttcaaaatatgaaacctCGTCGTGGccaattgtaa